From Amycolatopsis cihanbeyliensis, a single genomic window includes:
- the dnaJ gene encoding molecular chaperone DnaJ has protein sequence MARDYYGTLGVAKNASDQEIKRAYRKLARELHPDVNPSEDAQRQFGEVTTAYEVLSDPQKRKIVDLGGDPMENGASGGGARDPFAGFGGLGDIMDAFFGAATGGGGGRGRGPRSRVQPGSDALIRLGLTLAECATGVDKEITVDTAVLCEQCRGAGSAEGATTQTCDTCGGQGEIQSVQRSFLGQVVTARPCPVCRGFGEVITNPCRQCGGDGRVRARRDVTAKIPPGVGDGMRIRLSGQGEVGPGGGPAGDLYVEVDEEPHEVFLRQGHDLHCDLRVPMTTAALGATIPMETLIDGEHEIEIEPGTQPGTEVVLTGKGMPRLRSSGRVDGRGDLHVHIDVVVPTKLDEGQQDLLRELAQRRGEESALAGNGSKQGGLFSKLRAKSHR, from the coding sequence GTGGCGAGGGACTACTACGGCACCCTGGGGGTAGCCAAGAACGCGAGTGATCAGGAGATCAAGCGCGCGTACCGGAAGCTCGCACGGGAGCTGCACCCGGACGTGAACCCGTCTGAGGACGCCCAGCGACAGTTCGGCGAGGTCACTACCGCATACGAAGTCCTCTCCGACCCGCAGAAGCGCAAGATCGTCGATCTCGGCGGCGACCCGATGGAGAACGGCGCGAGCGGTGGGGGAGCGCGTGACCCGTTCGCCGGGTTCGGTGGGCTCGGCGACATCATGGACGCCTTCTTCGGCGCGGCCACCGGCGGTGGCGGCGGCCGCGGTCGTGGCCCGCGCAGCCGGGTGCAGCCGGGTTCCGACGCTCTGATCCGGCTCGGGCTGACGCTCGCGGAGTGCGCGACCGGCGTGGACAAGGAGATCACCGTCGACACGGCCGTGCTCTGCGAGCAGTGCCGTGGCGCGGGGAGCGCCGAGGGCGCCACCACGCAGACCTGTGACACCTGCGGTGGGCAGGGCGAGATCCAGTCGGTGCAGCGTTCCTTCCTCGGCCAGGTGGTCACCGCCCGGCCGTGCCCGGTGTGCCGGGGCTTCGGTGAGGTGATCACCAACCCGTGCCGGCAGTGTGGCGGCGACGGCAGGGTCCGTGCGCGCCGCGACGTCACCGCGAAGATCCCGCCCGGGGTCGGCGACGGGATGCGGATCCGGCTGTCCGGGCAGGGCGAGGTCGGGCCCGGCGGCGGGCCGGCAGGCGACCTGTACGTCGAGGTCGACGAGGAGCCGCACGAGGTCTTCCTGCGGCAGGGCCACGACCTGCACTGCGATCTCCGGGTCCCGATGACCACCGCCGCGCTCGGCGCCACCATCCCGATGGAGACGCTGATCGACGGCGAGCACGAGATCGAGATCGAGCCGGGGACCCAGCCCGGCACCGAGGTCGTGCTGACCGGCAAGGGCATGCCGCGGCTGCGCTCCTCCGGCCGGGTCGACGGCCGGGGCGACCTGCACGTGCACATCGACGTGGTGGTGCCGACCAAGCTGGACGAGGGGCAGCAGGACCTGCTGCGCGAGCTGGCTCAGCGGCGCGGCGAGGAGTCGGCGCTGGCCGGCAACGGCAGCAAGCAGGGCGGGCTGTTCTCCAAGCTGCGCGCCAAGAGCCACCGCTAG
- a CDS encoding hemolysin family protein — protein MIDSTPLLLIAVVLVLLGSVFAAADAAVSTVSRARAEGLVRLGRVGARQLSLVVDERRRHINLLLLLRTTCELTATVLVTLVFVEWIEQAWLAVVVAVAVMVVISYVVIGVGPRTVGRQHPYRVGLLVAGPVRVLGSVLGPLSRLLILLGNAITPGKGFREGPFSSEIELRELVDLAEQRGVVGTDEREMIHSVFELGDTVAREVMVPRTEIVWIEQTKTVRQALALSLRTGFTRVPVIGESVDDIVGVVNLKDLVQAYLAEGGSTRPVEELMNQASYVPDSKRLDELLKGMQRSRNHMAIAVDEYGGTAGLLTIEDILEEIVGEITDESDTQERPPVEYLDERSVRVSARLGVDDLGELYGVELEDHDVETVSGLLAQRLGRVPLPGAEAEVAGLRLHAEGGKDRRGRMRITTVVVRPCDDSITGPRTRLDTTNLHQGTAVAEDDERDRNVDHA, from the coding sequence GTGATCGACTCCACACCATTGCTGCTGATCGCCGTGGTGCTGGTCCTGCTGGGCAGCGTGTTCGCGGCGGCCGATGCCGCGGTGAGCACGGTGTCCCGGGCTCGGGCCGAGGGGCTGGTCCGGCTCGGCCGCGTCGGTGCGCGCCAGCTCTCCCTGGTGGTCGACGAACGCAGGCGGCACATCAACCTGTTGCTGCTCCTGCGCACCACCTGCGAACTCACCGCGACCGTGCTGGTCACCCTGGTGTTCGTGGAGTGGATCGAGCAGGCGTGGCTGGCCGTCGTGGTGGCCGTGGCCGTCATGGTGGTGATCAGCTATGTGGTCATCGGGGTCGGACCGCGCACGGTCGGTCGCCAGCACCCCTACCGGGTCGGGCTGCTGGTCGCCGGCCCCGTCCGGGTGCTCGGTTCCGTCCTCGGGCCGCTGAGCCGCCTGCTCATCCTGCTGGGTAACGCCATCACGCCTGGTAAGGGCTTCCGGGAAGGCCCGTTCAGCTCGGAGATCGAGCTGCGCGAGCTGGTCGATCTCGCCGAGCAGCGCGGGGTGGTGGGCACCGACGAGCGGGAGATGATCCACTCGGTGTTCGAGCTCGGCGACACCGTGGCCCGCGAGGTCATGGTGCCGCGCACCGAGATCGTCTGGATCGAGCAGACCAAGACCGTCCGGCAGGCGCTCGCGCTCTCCCTGCGCACCGGTTTCACCCGGGTACCGGTGATCGGCGAGTCGGTGGACGACATCGTCGGCGTGGTCAACCTCAAGGACCTGGTCCAGGCCTACCTCGCGGAGGGCGGCTCCACCCGGCCGGTCGAGGAACTGATGAACCAGGCCAGCTACGTGCCGGACTCCAAACGGTTGGACGAACTGCTCAAGGGCATGCAGCGCTCCCGCAACCACATGGCCATCGCGGTGGACGAGTACGGTGGCACGGCCGGGCTGCTCACCATCGAGGACATCCTGGAGGAGATCGTCGGTGAGATCACCGACGAGTCCGACACCCAGGAACGCCCACCGGTGGAGTACCTGGACGAGCGCTCGGTGCGGGTGTCGGCCCGGCTCGGCGTGGACGACCTTGGCGAGCTGTACGGCGTCGAGCTGGAGGACCACGACGTGGAGACGGTCAGCGGGCTGCTCGCGCAACGACTCGGTAGGGTTCCACTGCCCGGTGCCGAAGCCGAGGTGGCCGGCCTGCGCCTGCACGCGGAGGGCGGCAAGGACCGCAGGGGCCGGATGCGGATCACCACGGTGGTCGTACGGCCCTGCGACGACAGCATCACCGGTCCGCGGACCCGGCTGGACACCACGAACCTCCACCAGGGAACGGCCGTGGCCGAAGACGACGAACGGGACAGGAACGTCGACCATGCCTGA
- a CDS encoding CoA-acylating methylmalonate-semialdehyde dehydrogenase — MTGSTNHSTNQRISHWIDGRHWAGVPQRSGEVFDPAAGEVRAQVDFAGEVEVAEAVAAASRALPGWRDTSLAARGRVMFAFRELLAARRDELARIVTTEHGKVESDAAGEIQRGLENVEFACGAPQLLKGGFSGNVSTGVDVHSAHRPLGVVGVISPFNFPAMVPLWFVPNAIACGNTVVLKPSEKDPSAAVFIAELFAEAGLPPGVLNVLHGDKVAVDGLLEHPEVRAVSFVGSTPIARYVYQTGTSHGKRVQALGGAKNHMVVLPDADLDLAADAAVSAGFGSAGERCMAVSVVVAVDPVGDDLVAKIADRIGRIRVGDGRKPDSEMGPLVTAAHRDRVAGYLDAGVQEGATLVVDGRAVRPDGAREGFWLGPSLFDHARPGMSIYADEIFGPVLCVVRAASYQDAVELVNGNAYGNGTAIFTADGAAARRFENDVEVGMVGVNVPIPVPVGYYSFGGWKDSLFGDSHAYGPEGFHFFTRTKVVTERWPDQSHAGVNLAFPADTTRHKP, encoded by the coding sequence GTGACGGGCTCGACCAACCACTCGACCAACCAGCGCATCAGCCACTGGATCGACGGCAGGCACTGGGCCGGGGTACCGCAGCGATCCGGGGAGGTGTTCGATCCGGCCGCCGGCGAGGTCAGGGCGCAGGTGGACTTCGCGGGCGAGGTCGAGGTCGCCGAGGCGGTGGCCGCCGCCAGCCGGGCTTTGCCCGGGTGGCGGGACACCTCGCTGGCCGCGCGCGGCCGGGTGATGTTCGCCTTCCGCGAGCTGCTCGCCGCGCGCAGGGACGAGCTGGCCAGGATCGTCACCACCGAACACGGGAAGGTGGAGTCGGACGCGGCGGGCGAGATCCAACGCGGGCTGGAGAACGTGGAGTTCGCCTGCGGGGCCCCGCAACTGCTCAAGGGCGGGTTCAGCGGCAACGTCTCCACCGGGGTCGACGTGCACTCCGCCCACCGGCCGCTCGGCGTGGTCGGGGTCATTTCCCCGTTCAACTTTCCCGCGATGGTGCCGCTGTGGTTCGTGCCCAACGCCATCGCCTGCGGCAACACCGTGGTGCTCAAGCCGAGCGAGAAGGACCCTTCGGCCGCCGTGTTCATCGCCGAGCTGTTCGCCGAGGCCGGGCTGCCCCCTGGGGTGCTGAACGTGCTGCACGGGGACAAGGTCGCGGTGGACGGGTTGCTGGAGCACCCGGAGGTGCGGGCGGTCTCCTTCGTCGGCTCGACCCCGATCGCACGCTACGTGTACCAGACCGGAACCTCGCACGGTAAGCGGGTGCAGGCCCTCGGCGGAGCCAAGAACCACATGGTGGTGCTCCCGGACGCCGACCTCGACCTCGCCGCGGACGCCGCGGTCTCGGCCGGCTTCGGCTCGGCGGGGGAGCGGTGCATGGCCGTGTCCGTGGTGGTGGCGGTGGACCCGGTCGGCGACGACCTGGTCGCCAAGATCGCCGACCGGATCGGCCGGATCCGGGTCGGCGACGGCCGCAAGCCGGACTCCGAGATGGGCCCGCTGGTCACCGCCGCGCACCGGGATCGGGTTGCCGGCTACCTGGACGCCGGCGTCCAGGAGGGCGCCACCCTCGTGGTGGACGGCCGCGCGGTGCGACCCGACGGTGCGCGGGAGGGCTTCTGGCTCGGCCCGAGCCTTTTCGACCACGCGCGGCCCGGGATGTCCATCTACGCCGACGAGATCTTCGGGCCGGTGCTGTGCGTGGTGCGGGCGGCGAGCTACCAGGACGCCGTCGAGCTGGTGAACGGCAACGCCTACGGCAACGGCACCGCGATCTTCACCGCGGACGGCGCGGCGGCCCGCCGGTTCGAGAACGACGTCGAGGTGGGCATGGTCGGGGTGAACGTGCCGATCCCGGTGCCGGTCGGCTACTACTCCTTCGGCGGGTGGAAGGACTCGCTGTTCGGCGACAGCCACGCCTACGGCCCGGAGGGCTTCCACTTCTTCACCCGCACCAAGGTGGTCACCGAACGCTGGCCGGACCAGTCCCACGCCGGCGTCAACCTGGCCTTCCCCGCCGACACCACCCGCCACAAGCCCTGA
- the era gene encoding GTPase Era, whose translation MSSTPEHRSGFACFVGRPNAGKSTLTNALVGTKVAITSSKPQTTRHAIRGIVHRPDAQLVIIDTPGLHRPRTLLGERLNDIVHSTWAEVDVVGFCVPADEKIGPGDRFIATELRKVARRAPVLGVVTKTDLVSPDRVAEQLVALQELMDFAELIPVSAVDGFQVNTVADLLVGRLPEGPQLYPDGDLTDEPEQTLVAELIREAALEGVRDELPHSIAVTVEEMHPREGREDLVDVYALVYVERPSQKGIILGHKGERLKQVGATARRHIEALLGSKVYLDLHIKVAKDWQRDPKQLRRLGF comes from the coding sequence GTGAGTAGCACACCTGAACACCGGTCCGGTTTCGCCTGCTTCGTCGGCAGGCCGAACGCCGGCAAGTCGACGCTGACCAACGCGCTGGTCGGCACCAAGGTGGCGATCACCTCCAGCAAACCGCAGACCACCCGGCACGCGATCAGGGGCATCGTGCACCGGCCGGACGCGCAGCTGGTGATCATCGACACGCCCGGGCTGCACCGGCCGCGCACGCTGCTCGGTGAGCGGTTGAACGACATCGTGCACTCGACCTGGGCCGAGGTGGACGTGGTCGGGTTCTGCGTGCCCGCCGACGAGAAGATCGGCCCCGGCGACCGATTCATCGCCACCGAGCTGCGCAAGGTGGCCCGGCGCGCGCCGGTGCTCGGCGTGGTCACCAAGACCGACCTGGTCTCCCCGGACCGGGTCGCCGAGCAGCTGGTCGCCCTGCAGGAGCTGATGGACTTCGCCGAGCTGATCCCGGTCTCGGCGGTCGACGGTTTCCAGGTGAACACGGTCGCCGACCTGCTGGTTGGCAGGCTGCCCGAGGGGCCACAGCTTTACCCGGACGGTGACCTCACCGACGAGCCGGAGCAGACCCTCGTCGCCGAGCTCATCCGGGAGGCCGCACTGGAGGGGGTGCGGGACGAGCTCCCGCACTCCATCGCCGTGACCGTGGAGGAGATGCATCCCCGGGAGGGCCGCGAGGACCTGGTGGACGTCTACGCACTGGTGTACGTGGAACGGCCCAGCCAGAAAGGCATCATCCTCGGGCACAAGGGGGAGCGGCTCAAGCAGGTCGGCGCCACCGCCCGCAGGCATATCGAGGCGCTGCTGGGCAGCAAGGTGTACCTCGACCTGCACATCAAGGTGGCCAAGGACTGGCAGCGCGACCCGAAACAGCTACGCAGGCTCGGGTTCTGA
- a CDS encoding PhoH family protein, which translates to MAGTAQGGAARSDLPEGVPPQATEAVVKSAQSKFPVPETALLPLLGSRDQNLRVVEELLDADVHVRGNEVTLTGAPGDVAFAERVFAELVTLAGRGQEVGPDAVRRTVSMLSSGGEAPSEVLSMDILSRRGRTIRPKTLNQKRYVEAIDGHTVVFGIGPAGTGKTYLAMAKAVQSLQAKQVNRIVLTRPAVEAGERLGYLPGTLYEKIDPYLRPLYDALHDMVDPESIPRLMQAGTIEIAPLAYMRGRTLNDAFIILDEAQNTTPEQMKMFLTRLGFGSKVVVTGDVTQVDLPSGQRSGLRIVQEILDGVDDLHFTNLTSEDVVRHKLVGDIVDAYEKWQATNEEPGNGWKGRR; encoded by the coding sequence GTGGCCGGTACCGCACAGGGTGGAGCCGCCCGATCCGATCTCCCCGAGGGCGTCCCACCGCAGGCGACCGAGGCGGTCGTCAAGTCCGCACAGTCCAAGTTCCCCGTTCCCGAGACGGCCCTGCTCCCCTTGCTGGGCTCGCGTGACCAGAACCTCCGCGTGGTGGAGGAACTGCTCGACGCGGACGTCCACGTACGGGGTAACGAGGTCACCCTCACCGGCGCTCCGGGCGACGTCGCCTTCGCCGAACGCGTGTTCGCCGAGCTGGTGACCCTCGCGGGGCGCGGTCAGGAGGTCGGCCCGGACGCGGTGCGACGCACCGTGTCGATGTTGTCCTCCGGTGGCGAGGCACCCTCCGAGGTGCTCAGCATGGACATCCTCTCCCGGAGGGGACGGACCATCCGGCCGAAGACGCTGAACCAGAAGCGCTACGTCGAGGCGATCGACGGGCACACCGTGGTGTTCGGCATCGGGCCCGCGGGCACCGGCAAGACCTATCTCGCGATGGCGAAGGCCGTGCAGTCCTTGCAGGCCAAGCAGGTCAACCGGATCGTGCTGACCCGGCCCGCCGTGGAGGCGGGGGAGCGGCTCGGCTACCTGCCCGGCACGCTGTACGAGAAGATCGACCCGTACCTGCGGCCGCTCTACGACGCCCTGCACGACATGGTGGACCCGGAGTCCATCCCGCGGCTGATGCAGGCCGGCACGATCGAGATCGCCCCGCTGGCCTACATGCGCGGGCGCACCCTGAACGACGCCTTCATCATCCTGGACGAAGCGCAGAACACCACCCCGGAACAGATGAAGATGTTCCTCACCCGCCTCGGGTTCGGGTCGAAGGTCGTGGTCACCGGTGACGTCACCCAGGTCGACCTGCCCAGCGGGCAGCGCAGCGGCCTGCGGATCGTGCAGGAGATCCTCGACGGCGTGGACGACCTGCACTTCACTAACCTGACCAGCGAGGACGTGGTCCGGCACAAGTTGGTCGGCGATATCGTGGACGCCTACGAGAAATGGCAGGCGACCAACGAGGAGCCGGGCAACGGGTGGAAGGGTCGCCGGTGA
- a CDS encoding DUF2786 domain-containing protein — MSRRNREKRNAKAKQRARRRRGPTPPRDDYGSYDDGYCDCPRCTGAEPSTPSEMVATTLLAAANGHLHGDASAPAECAGELTSARSGVRTAELGAGVGLAFGWVLGGLWERGWLPVDVWQVTRRRLDARAAGLVIDAIAAEHAQYAPAGVHERWANQLGELEADRWWDESRPYLEQWAERRGLGIEQVVVTAITLLGLLVSLPELPRILPLPGTATRHGAVAGVDQKVLSRVRALLAKAESTDYPEEAEALSAKAQELMNRHAFERALLDAETYQPQVATSRRVWLDSPYADAKAQLVHVIAEANRSRAVHHDKIGFVSLVGEEMDLEIVELLVTSLLVQATKAMVAEGSQKTRTGGSRTRSFRQSFLIAYAVRIGERLTSEEAAAQDLAEDPRLLPVLADRGEAVDAAVGEMFGGFLYEKKAGSARDGAGWAAGRAAADLASLELDRGAVTS; from the coding sequence ATGAGCCGACGAAACCGGGAGAAACGCAACGCCAAGGCGAAGCAGCGCGCCCGACGGCGGCGCGGTCCCACACCGCCGCGGGACGACTACGGCAGCTACGACGACGGGTACTGCGACTGCCCACGTTGCACCGGCGCCGAGCCGTCCACGCCGAGCGAGATGGTCGCCACCACCTTGCTCGCCGCGGCGAACGGGCATCTCCACGGTGACGCCTCTGCGCCGGCCGAGTGCGCCGGGGAGCTGACGAGCGCCCGCTCCGGTGTTCGGACGGCTGAGCTCGGCGCTGGGGTCGGCCTGGCGTTCGGCTGGGTGCTCGGCGGCCTGTGGGAACGTGGCTGGCTGCCGGTCGACGTCTGGCAGGTCACCCGCCGCCGCCTCGATGCCCGCGCGGCCGGGCTGGTCATCGATGCCATCGCGGCCGAACATGCCCAGTACGCCCCGGCCGGCGTGCACGAGCGATGGGCGAACCAGCTGGGGGAGCTGGAGGCGGACCGCTGGTGGGACGAGTCCCGCCCGTACCTCGAGCAGTGGGCCGAGCGCCGGGGTCTCGGCATCGAGCAGGTTGTGGTCACGGCGATTACGCTGCTCGGCCTGCTGGTCTCGCTGCCCGAGCTGCCGCGCATCCTGCCGCTACCGGGGACCGCCACCCGGCACGGGGCGGTGGCAGGTGTCGACCAGAAGGTGCTGTCCAGGGTCCGCGCCCTGCTGGCCAAGGCGGAGTCCACCGACTACCCCGAGGAAGCGGAGGCATTGTCGGCCAAGGCGCAGGAGCTGATGAACCGGCACGCCTTCGAACGTGCGCTACTCGACGCGGAGACGTATCAGCCGCAGGTTGCCACCTCCCGCCGGGTCTGGCTGGACAGCCCGTACGCCGACGCCAAGGCGCAGTTGGTGCACGTGATCGCCGAGGCCAACCGGTCGCGCGCGGTGCACCACGACAAGATCGGCTTCGTTTCGCTGGTCGGCGAGGAGATGGACCTGGAGATCGTCGAGCTGCTGGTCACGTCGCTGCTGGTCCAGGCAACCAAGGCCATGGTGGCCGAAGGCAGTCAGAAGACCCGCACCGGCGGCTCCCGCACGCGCTCCTTCCGGCAGTCCTTCCTGATCGCGTACGCGGTCCGGATCGGTGAGCGACTGACGTCCGAGGAGGCCGCCGCCCAGGACCTCGCGGAGGATCCGCGGCTGCTGCCGGTACTCGCCGACCGTGGCGAGGCGGTGGACGCCGCGGTCGGCGAGATGTTCGGCGGTTTTCTGTACGAGAAGAAGGCAGGCTCCGCGCGGGACGGAGCGGGCTGGGCTGCCGGAAGGGCGGCCGCCGATCTGGCCAGCCTCGAGCTCGACCGCGGCGCGGTAACCTCCTGA
- a CDS encoding histidine triad nucleotide-binding protein, with product MSEAENLFERIIAREIPAEIVHETSNTLAFRDINPQAKTHVLVVPKTRYRNVAELAAEPRLLAEVITTARTVAELEGIVESGYRVVFNTERDAGQTVFHVHAHVLGGEQLGFFGRYNGEGNPHDG from the coding sequence ATGAGTGAAGCGGAGAACCTGTTCGAGCGGATCATCGCTCGGGAGATCCCGGCCGAGATCGTCCACGAAACCTCCAACACCCTGGCGTTCCGGGACATCAACCCGCAGGCGAAGACCCACGTGCTGGTGGTGCCGAAGACCCGCTACCGCAACGTCGCCGAACTCGCCGCCGAGCCGCGGCTGCTGGCCGAGGTCATCACCACCGCGCGCACCGTGGCGGAGCTGGAAGGCATCGTGGAGTCCGGTTACCGGGTGGTGTTCAACACCGAGCGCGACGCCGGGCAGACCGTGTTCCACGTGCACGCGCACGTGCTCGGCGGGGAACAGCTCGGCTTCTTCGGACGTTACAACGGTGAGGGCAACCCACACGACGGGTAA
- a CDS encoding 16S rRNA (uracil(1498)-N(3))-methyltransferase, with protein sequence MPDSTSPVFLVDELPAGERTTLTGEEARHAATVRRTRAGERLALSDGVGGIAYCVVEAVRAGREAELELRVERRAVRAAPALRVTVAQALIKGDRGELAVELATEAGVDALLPWRAARCVARWDEGARGAKALARWRGTARSAAKQSRRARVPEVGEPVDTRALAASVRRMTCALVLDAGAPHSLADLRLPESGDLLVIVGPEGGIAPEETELLVDAGAERARLGPSVLRASTAAAVTLGALGARTTRWEYTEGTLE encoded by the coding sequence GTGCCGGACAGCACGTCGCCGGTGTTCCTGGTGGACGAGCTGCCCGCCGGGGAGCGGACGACGCTGACCGGCGAGGAAGCCCGGCACGCGGCCACCGTGCGGCGTACCCGTGCCGGGGAGCGGCTGGCCCTCTCCGACGGTGTGGGCGGTATCGCGTACTGCGTGGTCGAAGCCGTGCGGGCCGGCCGCGAGGCCGAGCTCGAGCTGCGGGTGGAACGGCGCGCGGTGCGGGCGGCTCCGGCGTTGCGGGTCACCGTGGCGCAGGCGTTGATCAAGGGTGACCGCGGGGAGTTGGCCGTGGAACTGGCCACCGAGGCCGGGGTGGACGCCCTGCTGCCGTGGCGCGCCGCCCGATGCGTGGCCAGGTGGGACGAGGGAGCACGCGGCGCCAAAGCGCTGGCCCGCTGGCGTGGTACGGCGCGGTCCGCGGCCAAGCAGTCCCGCCGGGCCCGGGTGCCGGAGGTCGGTGAACCGGTGGACACCCGGGCACTCGCCGCCAGCGTGCGCCGCATGACGTGCGCCCTGGTGCTGGATGCCGGAGCGCCGCACTCGCTCGCGGACCTCCGGTTGCCCGAATCCGGTGACCTGTTGGTGATCGTGGGGCCGGAGGGCGGGATCGCGCCGGAGGAGACGGAACTGCTGGTCGACGCCGGTGCTGAGCGGGCGCGACTCGGTCCTTCGGTGCTCCGCGCTTCCACCGCGGCCGCGGTTACTCTCGGTGCGCTCGGGGCACGCACCACCCGATGGGAGTACACTGAGGGCACGCTCGAGTAG
- the hrcA gene encoding heat-inducible transcriptional repressor HrcA — protein MANTDERRFGVLRAIVADYVSNQEPVGSKALVDRHNLGVSSATVRNDMVALEEEGYIAQPHTSAGRIPTDKGYRMFVDRLSEIKPLSTAERRAIQSFLDGAIDLEDVLRRSVRLLAQLTRQVAVVQYPTLTNSTVRHVEVVSLTAARLMLVLITDTGRVDQRAVDLGDVVTEDGVARLRTVLNSALAGQRLAEAAAKVAELPEQAPAELRDPMTRVCTVLVESLVEHPQERLVLGGTANLTRNVADFPGSLRQVLEALEEQVVVLKLLAAARNPGAVTVRIGEENEDAQMRSTSVVSIGYGMDDLLLGGMGVVGPTRMDYPSTIAAVRAVASYVGQILVGS, from the coding sequence GTGGCCAACACGGACGAGCGGCGGTTCGGCGTGCTGCGCGCCATCGTCGCCGACTACGTGTCGAACCAGGAGCCGGTGGGTTCGAAAGCCCTGGTCGACCGGCACAACCTCGGAGTGTCCAGTGCCACCGTGCGCAACGACATGGTGGCGCTGGAGGAGGAGGGCTACATCGCGCAGCCGCACACCAGCGCGGGCCGGATACCCACCGACAAGGGCTACCGGATGTTCGTCGACCGGCTGTCCGAGATCAAGCCGCTCAGCACGGCGGAGCGGCGGGCCATTCAGAGCTTCCTGGACGGCGCGATCGACCTGGAGGACGTGTTGCGCCGCTCGGTGCGGCTGCTCGCCCAGCTCACCAGGCAGGTCGCGGTCGTGCAGTACCCCACGCTCACCAACTCGACGGTCCGGCACGTCGAAGTGGTCTCGCTCACCGCTGCCCGGCTGATGCTGGTGCTGATCACCGACACCGGTCGGGTGGACCAGCGCGCCGTCGACCTCGGCGACGTGGTGACCGAGGACGGCGTGGCCCGGCTGCGCACGGTGCTGAACTCGGCGTTGGCCGGGCAACGGCTCGCCGAGGCCGCGGCGAAGGTGGCCGAACTGCCCGAGCAGGCACCGGCCGAGCTGCGCGACCCGATGACCAGAGTCTGTACCGTACTGGTGGAGTCGCTGGTCGAGCACCCGCAGGAACGGTTGGTGCTCGGCGGCACGGCGAACCTCACTCGCAACGTCGCGGACTTCCCCGGGTCACTGCGTCAGGTGCTGGAGGCCCTGGAAGAACAGGTCGTCGTGCTGAAACTGCTCGCCGCCGCCCGGAACCCCGGTGCGGTGACGGTGCGTATCGGCGAGGAAAATGAGGACGCGCAGATGCGCAGCACCTCGGTGGTATCGATCGGCTACGGGATGGACGACCTGCTGCTCGGTGGCATGGGCGTGGTCGGTCCGACCCGGATGGACTACCCGAGCACGATCGCCGCGGTGCGTGCGGTGGCCAGCTACGTCGGCCAGATCCTGGTCGGCAGCTAG
- the ybeY gene encoding rRNA maturation RNase YbeY — MSIEIANESGMRVDEASLVSAARFALDKMEVSPQAELSVLLVTLDVMEDLHERWMDLPGPTDVMAFPMDELESTRRPDAAEASPALLGDIVLCPAFAKDQARTAGHSLADEMHLLTVHGVLHLLGYDHAEPAEEREMFGLQKRILAEFQTAARAARERDAQRSADDRLLGTAGLDGAPADPAS, encoded by the coding sequence GTGAGCATCGAGATCGCCAACGAGTCCGGGATGCGGGTGGACGAGGCCTCGCTCGTCTCCGCCGCGCGGTTCGCGCTGGACAAGATGGAGGTCAGTCCCCAGGCCGAGCTGTCGGTCCTGCTGGTCACCCTGGACGTGATGGAGGACCTGCACGAGCGCTGGATGGACCTGCCGGGGCCCACCGACGTGATGGCCTTCCCGATGGACGAGCTGGAGTCCACCCGCAGGCCGGACGCCGCCGAGGCGTCCCCCGCGTTGCTCGGGGACATCGTGCTCTGCCCCGCCTTCGCCAAGGACCAGGCGCGTACCGCGGGCCACTCGCTCGCCGACGAGATGCATCTGCTGACCGTGCACGGCGTGCTGCACCTGCTCGGCTACGACCACGCCGAACCGGCCGAGGAAAGGGAGATGTTCGGCTTGCAGAAGCGCATCCTGGCCGAGTTCCAGACCGCCGCGCGGGCGGCGCGGGAGCGGGACGCGCAGCGCAGCGCGGATGACCGTCTGCTCGGCACCGCGGGCCTCGACGGAGCGCCCGCGGATCCGGCATCCTAG
- a CDS encoding cytidine deaminase yields MPDSASERARLEQDAELDPEDDKLVILARSARARNQAAEGAAVRDTDGRTYAATTVRLPSFALTALQAAVAAAVSSGAENLEAAAIVTDEPLFDQASVHAVRDLAEKAPIYRADPSGAVREVLRQS; encoded by the coding sequence ATGCCTGACAGTGCCTCGGAGCGGGCGCGTCTCGAACAGGACGCCGAGTTGGACCCCGAAGATGACAAGCTCGTGATACTGGCCAGGTCGGCGCGGGCCCGGAACCAGGCGGCCGAGGGTGCCGCGGTACGGGACACCGACGGCCGGACCTACGCCGCGACCACCGTCCGGCTCCCGTCGTTCGCGCTCACCGCGTTGCAAGCCGCGGTGGCGGCCGCCGTCTCCAGCGGGGCGGAGAACCTGGAGGCCGCGGCGATCGTCACCGACGAGCCGCTGTTCGACCAGGCTTCCGTGCACGCCGTGCGCGACCTCGCCGAGAAGGCCCCCATCTACCGCGCCGACCCCTCCGGCGCCGTGCGGGAGGTCCTGCGCCAGTCGTGA